From the genome of Flavobacterium ovatum, one region includes:
- a CDS encoding TonB-dependent receptor gives MRLGLFFKWKLKSKLLAILLIISVGGVQAQNAVNVTGVVKGDGDVLPGAGILIKGTKVGTVTDLDGNYKIKAKETDVLVFSYIGFVSQEFKVNKLVLNVTLKAIASSLDEVVVVGYGTQKKKEVTGSVAQLKGENLIQNSTSDLGQALQGQISGVNVIASSGEPGSESNISIRGLSSILGYNGPLYVVDGIPQDGNPNISNNEIETIDVLKDAASSAIYGTRGAGGVILITTKKGKEGKMKIKLDSYYGVQDIYSEMPKANFEEDIYIRFNRLQTLNGTFYNNSFTTFENNKSQFTNNTDLSNRLLVQNAPIQNHSLSVSGGGQGATYSVVGTYFNQEGSVINSGYDRFNIRANSQLKSGKWTVTTGFGARIENKQYLSGDMLTRIYNYFPYQPDVDPAKPVIDEVSANGTNNDAVGTSILNALIKREDNNKGNNFTGNLTIDFDLTKNLKFTSRSGIGYTNNNRIRINPSFKAYDLTGAAIPSQIRTSVYNYDSAASNYSIENIVSYKKSFGDHNINLLGVYSAEQYKFTAFSVEKYDIFENNNTTLNGTLADEAIAVSGPDRVNTLTGTLARFQYNYKGKYLLSLSARRDGSSRFSADNRFEIFPSISMGWNVSDEDFWKPYKGVANSFKLRLSHGTTGNQGLPDYSYSNTIALKQDYVFGNGSSQTLFSGASQTDFANLNVKWETSVQTNFGYDLSFLKSRLTLTADLYKTTKKNLLVGSLLPNSAGTISNGNNGTFIQNIGDMENLGVEYAVNYKSANKGKFNWNSAMTFSQNKNQITRLNGNTKISYLAFSTVVTGVPNEDVVSALALGHEAGSFYLLKTDGVINDPIELSEYNAQFPTLGAKLGDLKFVDALTIDSNGDGILDKGDGIIDNNDRQYAGSGTPDFEMGWNLGANYKNFDFSMQWYASFGAEVINGSKAAGYKYGSHRDLVYAWTPQNPDSNIPADRGRDYLSYRGYTDYWLEDGTFARLKNIAIGYSVPKKALSKLTISKLRFYLAAQNIITLTKYTGFDPEVGNNGLSTKGIDRGNYPITSQLRGGVQLEF, from the coding sequence ATGCGATTAGGATTATTTTTTAAATGGAAACTCAAGAGCAAATTATTAGCAATTTTACTGATAATTAGCGTAGGAGGGGTACAAGCACAAAACGCTGTGAATGTAACTGGAGTAGTAAAGGGTGATGGGGACGTACTGCCAGGGGCAGGTATTCTTATCAAAGGGACCAAGGTAGGTACTGTTACTGATCTTGATGGTAATTATAAAATCAAGGCTAAAGAAACTGATGTCCTAGTGTTTTCATATATTGGTTTTGTAAGTCAAGAATTCAAGGTCAATAAATTAGTTTTGAATGTTACTTTAAAAGCAATAGCATCGTCTCTAGACGAAGTTGTAGTGGTAGGTTATGGAACACAAAAGAAAAAGGAAGTAACAGGATCTGTGGCGCAACTTAAAGGAGAAAACTTAATTCAAAACTCCACTTCAGATTTAGGGCAAGCCTTGCAAGGTCAAATTTCGGGGGTGAACGTAATCGCTAGCTCTGGAGAACCTGGTTCAGAATCAAATATTTCGATTCGTGGACTTTCTTCTATTCTTGGGTACAATGGGCCATTGTATGTAGTAGATGGTATCCCTCAAGATGGTAATCCTAACATTAGTAATAATGAAATCGAAACTATTGATGTATTAAAAGATGCTGCCTCGTCTGCAATCTATGGTACTCGTGGTGCCGGTGGAGTTATCTTGATTACCACCAAAAAAGGGAAAGAAGGTAAAATGAAAATTAAATTGGATAGTTATTATGGTGTACAAGACATCTACTCTGAAATGCCTAAAGCAAATTTTGAAGAAGATATCTATATCCGTTTTAATAGGTTACAAACTCTTAATGGTACTTTTTACAATAATTCGTTTACCACTTTTGAGAATAACAAATCACAATTTACCAACAATACCGATTTGTCAAATAGACTTTTAGTGCAAAATGCTCCAATTCAAAACCACTCTTTATCTGTTTCTGGTGGAGGACAAGGTGCTACGTATAGCGTAGTGGGGACTTATTTCAATCAAGAAGGTTCTGTAATTAATTCAGGATATGATCGATTTAATATACGTGCAAATTCCCAGTTAAAAAGTGGAAAATGGACTGTTACAACTGGTTTTGGAGCAAGAATTGAAAATAAACAGTATCTATCGGGTGACATGTTGACAAGGATTTACAACTATTTCCCTTATCAACCAGATGTAGATCCTGCAAAACCAGTTATTGATGAAGTTTCTGCAAACGGAACCAATAATGATGCTGTGGGAACATCTATTCTTAATGCACTTATCAAAAGAGAAGATAATAACAAAGGGAACAACTTTACAGGAAACTTAACTATTGATTTTGATCTAACAAAAAATTTAAAATTCACTTCTAGATCAGGTATTGGTTATACTAATAACAATAGAATAAGAATTAATCCATCCTTTAAGGCATATGATCTTACGGGTGCTGCAATTCCATCCCAAATTAGAACTTCCGTTTATAATTATGATAGTGCTGCAAGTAACTATTCGATTGAGAATATTGTTAGCTACAAAAAATCTTTTGGTGATCATAATATAAATTTATTGGGGGTTTATTCAGCAGAACAATATAAATTCACTGCGTTTTCTGTTGAAAAGTATGATATTTTTGAGAATAACAATACGACACTTAACGGTACACTTGCAGATGAAGCTATCGCAGTTTCTGGGCCTGATAGAGTAAATACACTTACAGGTACGTTAGCTAGATTTCAATACAATTATAAAGGAAAATATTTATTGAGTTTGAGTGCAAGAAGAGATGGTTCTTCTCGATTTTCTGCGGATAATAGATTCGAAATATTCCCATCGATCTCTATGGGTTGGAATGTTTCAGACGAGGATTTCTGGAAACCTTATAAAGGAGTTGCCAATAGCTTTAAACTTAGGCTGAGTCATGGTACAACCGGAAATCAAGGTTTACCAGATTATAGTTATTCCAATACCATTGCACTTAAGCAAGACTATGTATTTGGAAATGGTTCAAGTCAAACCTTATTCAGTGGCGCTTCACAAACAGATTTTGCTAATTTGAATGTAAAATGGGAAACTTCTGTCCAAACTAATTTTGGGTATGACCTTTCTTTTCTAAAAAGCAGATTGACGCTTACTGCTGATTTATATAAAACAACAAAGAAAAACTTATTGGTAGGAAGTCTTTTGCCTAATTCGGCAGGTACTATATCCAATGGTAATAATGGAACATTTATTCAAAATATTGGAGACATGGAGAATTTAGGAGTTGAATATGCTGTAAATTATAAATCGGCAAATAAAGGGAAATTCAATTGGAATTCTGCAATGACTTTTTCTCAGAATAAGAATCAAATCACAAGATTAAACGGAAATACTAAAATATCCTATTTAGCTTTTAGTACCGTTGTGACTGGGGTTCCAAATGAAGATGTCGTTTCAGCATTAGCTTTGGGACATGAAGCAGGTTCGTTTTATCTTTTAAAAACAGATGGCGTTATTAATGACCCAATTGAATTATCCGAATATAATGCACAATTTCCAACATTGGGAGCAAAACTAGGTGATCTAAAATTTGTCGATGCTTTGACTATTGATTCAAATGGTGATGGAATACTAGATAAAGGAGATGGTATTATTGATAACAATGATCGCCAATATGCAGGAAGCGGAACTCCTGATTTTGAAATGGGATGGAACCTTGGAGCCAATTATAAAAACTTTGATTTTTCTATGCAATGGTACGCTTCTTTTGGAGCCGAAGTAATTAATGGTAGTAAAGCGGCTGGTTACAAATACGGTTCTCACCGTGATCTAGTTTACGCTTGGACTCCACAAAATCCTGATTCAAACATACCTGCAGATAGAGGGAGAGATTACCTTAGCTACAGAGGATACACCGATTATTGGTTAGAGGATGGGACATTTGCAAGACTAAAAAATATTGCTATTGGATATTCAGTTCCCAAAAAAGCATTGTCTAAACTAACCATTTCAAAATTACGTTTCTATTTGGCAGCGCAAAACATCATTACCTTGACAAAGTACACTGGATTTGATCCTGAAGTTGGAAACAACGGACTAAGTACTAAAGGAATTGATCGTGGTAATTACCCTATTACTTCTCAATTAAGAGGAGGGGTTCAATTAGAATTTTAA
- a CDS encoding thiamine pyrophosphate-dependent enzyme has translation MIKEKSNTALTFEDFKTEVLNDYTIAITSRECSLLGRKEVLTGKAKFGIFSDGKELPQITMAKFFKNGDFRSGYYRDQTFMMAIGELTPEQLFAGLYGNTDINEEPMSAGRQMGGHFVTHSLNEDGSWKNLVQQKNSSADISPTAAQMPRLLGLAQASKIYRNITNIPNQDNFSNQGNEIAWGTIGNASTSEGVFFETINAAGVLQVPMVISIWDDEYGISVHAKHQTTKENISEILKGFQKEANTNGLEIIKVKGWDYSDLIAAYEKAEKIAREQHIPVVIHVEQLTQPQGHSSSGSHERYKSKQRLDWEKEYDCVRQMRLWMIAINIASPEELDIIDAQAKKEVVEAKKKAWTTFITPIIKEQKELVAILEKIAHASLNPKVILAHAKKLNGIKEPLKKEILVTARKANRLYTAGDEKTELVQWMKSFANKYRDAFSTKLYSESEWNVFSAKEVAPEYPEEEDIIDSDGRMIIRDNFDAIFTKYPEALIFGEDSGKIGDVNQGLEGLQEKYGEIRVADVGIREATIIGQGIGMALRGLRPIAEIQYLDYLLYAIQILSDDLATLQYRTFGKQKAPLIIRTRGHRLEGVWHSGSPMGMIINSIRGIHVLVPRNMTKAAGFYNSLMECDEPALVIECLNGYRLKEKTPINYGEFKTAIGVVETIKEGSDITLVSYGSTLRLVMEAAKELSEIGITCEVIDLQSLIPFDIKHDIVKSVMKTNRLLIIDEDVPGGASAYILQQIIEEQDAYKYLDSKPQTLSAKAHRPAYGTDGDYFSKPSIEDIYEKAYAMMHEVNPTKYPSIY, from the coding sequence ATGATAAAAGAAAAAAGCAACACTGCATTAACCTTTGAAGATTTCAAAACAGAAGTATTGAATGATTATACCATTGCTATAACAAGTAGGGAATGCAGTTTGTTAGGGAGAAAAGAAGTATTAACCGGGAAAGCTAAATTTGGAATTTTCAGTGATGGAAAAGAATTGCCGCAAATAACTATGGCGAAATTTTTCAAGAATGGAGACTTTCGTTCTGGATATTACAGAGATCAAACTTTTATGATGGCCATCGGAGAATTAACTCCTGAACAATTATTTGCTGGTTTATACGGAAACACGGATATCAACGAAGAACCCATGTCAGCAGGAAGACAGATGGGAGGCCATTTTGTAACGCATAGTTTGAACGAGGATGGTAGTTGGAAAAATCTTGTGCAACAAAAAAATTCTAGTGCTGACATCTCTCCTACTGCGGCTCAAATGCCCAGACTTTTAGGCTTAGCCCAAGCCTCTAAAATATACCGAAATATTACAAACATACCCAATCAAGATAATTTTTCTAATCAAGGAAATGAAATTGCTTGGGGAACTATAGGAAACGCCAGTACATCCGAAGGCGTATTTTTTGAAACAATCAATGCTGCTGGAGTACTACAAGTTCCTATGGTCATTAGTATTTGGGACGACGAGTACGGTATATCTGTACATGCCAAACACCAAACAACTAAGGAAAATATATCCGAAATTTTAAAAGGATTTCAAAAAGAAGCTAATACCAATGGCTTAGAAATAATAAAAGTTAAAGGTTGGGATTATTCGGATTTGATTGCTGCTTATGAAAAAGCGGAAAAGATTGCCCGTGAGCAACACATTCCTGTAGTTATTCACGTGGAGCAATTAACACAACCTCAGGGACATTCTAGTTCAGGTTCCCACGAGAGATACAAAAGTAAGCAGCGTTTGGATTGGGAAAAAGAATATGATTGCGTGAGACAAATGCGATTGTGGATGATTGCCATCAATATCGCTTCTCCTGAAGAATTAGATATCATTGATGCTCAAGCTAAAAAAGAAGTTGTTGAAGCTAAAAAGAAAGCTTGGACTACTTTTATCACTCCAATTATTAAGGAACAAAAAGAACTTGTTGCCATATTAGAAAAAATAGCTCATGCTTCTTTAAATCCAAAAGTAATTTTGGCTCATGCCAAAAAACTAAACGGAATTAAAGAACCTTTAAAGAAAGAAATTCTAGTAACTGCTCGTAAAGCAAATCGCTTATATACTGCTGGTGATGAAAAAACCGAACTAGTACAATGGATGAAATCTTTTGCAAATAAATATCGCGATGCTTTCAGTACCAAACTATATTCTGAATCGGAATGGAATGTATTTTCAGCTAAAGAAGTAGCTCCTGAATATCCTGAAGAAGAAGATATTATTGATTCGGACGGGCGTATGATTATTAGAGATAACTTTGACGCTATTTTCACCAAATATCCCGAAGCTTTAATTTTTGGAGAGGATTCTGGAAAAATTGGAGATGTGAATCAAGGATTAGAAGGACTTCAAGAAAAGTATGGTGAAATACGCGTTGCCGATGTAGGAATTCGAGAGGCTACCATTATTGGACAAGGAATCGGAATGGCTTTGAGAGGGTTAAGACCTATTGCTGAAATTCAGTATTTGGATTATTTACTCTATGCCATACAAATTTTAAGTGATGACTTAGCCACTTTACAATACAGAACTTTTGGAAAACAAAAAGCGCCTTTAATCATTCGTACTCGCGGACACCGATTGGAAGGGGTTTGGCACTCTGGTTCTCCCATGGGAATGATCATAAACTCTATTAGAGGAATTCACGTTTTAGTTCCTAGAAATATGACTAAAGCTGCTGGTTTTTACAATTCATTAATGGAATGTGACGAACCCGCACTTGTTATAGAATGCTTAAACGGTTATCGTCTTAAAGAAAAAACACCTATCAATTATGGTGAATTCAAAACCGCTATTGGTGTCGTTGAAACTATTAAAGAAGGAAGTGACATTACCTTAGTTTCGTATGGTTCTACTCTGCGTTTGGTGATGGAAGCTGCCAAAGAATTATCAGAAATAGGAATTACATGTGAAGTGATCGATTTGCAATCATTGATTCCATTTGATATCAAACATGACATCGTTAAAAGTGTCATGAAAACCAATCGTCTTCTTATAATTGACGAAGATGTTCCTGGTGGCGCTTCCGCTTATATTTTACAGCAAATTATAGAAGAACAAGATGCGTATAAATACTTAGATAGCAAACCACAAACTTTGTCAGCTAAGGCACATCGCCCAGCTTACGGAACGGATGGTGATTACTTCTCTAAACCGTCAATAGAAGATATTTACGAGAAGGCTTATGCCATGATGCATGAAGTCAATCCAACTAAATATCCTAGTATATATTAA
- a CDS encoding RagB/SusD family nutrient uptake outer membrane protein: MKKTIYNKIVVVVAIATVFTGCSDSFLEQTNPNQTNVAAFWKTADDLLIGTTSVYNALKSQDIMLLSEETKRSDLAFPGFGKPNTGDVYYLQIFNNSASAPNNKWGALYRGIFRANQVIDAYDRILPTLTSVTDIARVKAYYAEARALRGMFYFYLYSSFNNGSVMLFEHDPSDTNDFHKPLSPAATIQKFYLDDLLYAKTNLPATRATAEKGRITSTAVTALMGQSYLFEKNYIMAASLFKEIINNTSYSLAADIGSNFTTRDEHNSESILEINYSTDFKNGISANDLQQVSNTLGSAMAPGNLGGFRTVLPSSWLTMAYKKDKPDTKDPRNMALSSDGVTVKARKYSLRASQSLALADDDFTPYYLTPNAGEGTLFNGSEPGYFRKYTNWDIVSNEKNVASTFYRSGINFRVIRLADVYLMYAEAMIEGGTKEAGLSEALLYVNKVRHRSAVQLLGPDGSGEFPSNDHDNSTYTAATLMNHLMFTERPLELAIEGHAIRTIDMRRWGIAKARFQELATRRYYVTDHLIPVSLVTGKAITRFGALLSDNDDPVPTPVNGTVLVKPNITFNEFGNTATNFDPTKHSYWDIPSSELTSNNSFTN, from the coding sequence ATGAAAAAAACAATTTATAATAAAATAGTAGTGGTTGTTGCAATTGCAACAGTGTTCACTGGCTGCAGCGATAGTTTTTTGGAGCAAACAAATCCGAACCAAACTAATGTAGCTGCTTTTTGGAAAACAGCAGATGATTTGTTAATAGGAACAACTTCGGTGTATAATGCTTTAAAAAGCCAAGACATCATGCTTCTTAGTGAAGAAACTAAAAGGAGCGATTTGGCTTTTCCAGGTTTTGGGAAACCAAATACTGGCGATGTCTACTATTTGCAAATTTTTAATAACTCGGCTTCTGCTCCAAATAATAAATGGGGGGCTTTGTATCGCGGAATCTTTAGAGCCAATCAAGTAATTGACGCCTATGATCGAATTTTGCCTACACTGACTAGTGTGACAGATATTGCTCGAGTAAAAGCTTATTATGCAGAAGCTCGAGCTTTGAGAGGGATGTTTTATTTTTATTTGTACTCTTCTTTTAACAATGGCTCTGTGATGTTATTTGAACATGACCCATCAGATACAAACGATTTTCACAAGCCATTAAGCCCAGCCGCAACTATTCAAAAGTTTTACCTTGATGATTTGCTATATGCAAAAACGAACTTACCAGCTACAAGAGCTACAGCCGAGAAAGGTAGAATTACAAGTACTGCAGTTACCGCTTTGATGGGGCAAAGTTATTTGTTTGAAAAAAATTATATTATGGCAGCCTCGCTTTTCAAGGAGATAATTAATAATACTAGTTATTCTTTGGCAGCAGATATTGGCAGCAATTTTACAACTAGGGACGAACATAATTCTGAATCTATTTTAGAAATTAATTATTCTACTGATTTTAAAAATGGAATTAGTGCCAATGATCTACAGCAAGTATCTAATACACTAGGTAGCGCAATGGCTCCCGGAAATCTAGGAGGTTTTAGAACAGTATTGCCGTCATCATGGTTAACTATGGCGTATAAAAAAGACAAGCCTGACACTAAAGATCCTAGAAATATGGCATTGTCATCTGATGGAGTCACTGTAAAAGCAAGAAAATATAGTTTAAGAGCTTCTCAGTCTTTAGCTTTAGCAGATGATGATTTTACACCGTATTATTTAACTCCAAATGCTGGAGAAGGAACACTTTTTAACGGATCTGAACCAGGGTATTTTAGAAAATACACGAACTGGGATATTGTGAGTAATGAAAAAAATGTTGCCTCAACATTTTACCGTTCTGGAATAAATTTCCGCGTTATTCGATTAGCTGATGTTTATTTGATGTATGCTGAAGCAATGATAGAAGGTGGTACAAAAGAGGCAGGTTTATCAGAGGCTTTGTTATATGTAAATAAAGTGAGACATCGTTCGGCGGTACAATTATTGGGTCCTGATGGATCTGGTGAATTTCCTTCCAATGACCACGATAATAGTACCTATACAGCTGCTACATTAATGAATCATTTAATGTTTACAGAACGTCCATTAGAATTAGCGATCGAAGGTCATGCTATCAGAACAATTGACATGAGAAGATGGGGAATTGCAAAAGCTCGTTTCCAGGAATTGGCAACAAGAAGATATTATGTGACAGATCATTTAATCCCTGTAAGTTTAGTTACTGGTAAAGCTATAACAAGATTTGGTGCTTTATTAAGTGATAATGATGATCCTGTTCCTACTCCTGTAAACGGTACGGTTCTAGTAAAACCTAATATTACTTTTAACGAATTTGGAAACACTGCGACAAACTTTGATCCAACTAAGCATTCGTATTGGGATATACCTAGTAGTGAACTAACCTCTAATAATTCGTTCACAAATTAA